The nucleotide sequence AGTGATCCGGCGGTGGCTTGTGGAAGCGCCGTCGCTCAACGGATAAAAGGTACCCCGGGGATAACAGGCTGATCTTCCCCAAGAGTCCATATCGACGGGATGGTTTGGCACCTCGATGTCGGCTCGTCGCATCCTGGGGCTGGAGTCGGTCCCAAGGGTTGGGCTGTTCGCCCATTAAAGCGGTACGCGAGCTGGGTTTAGAACGTCGTGAGACAGTTCGGTCCCTATCCGCTGTGCGCGTAGGAATATTGAGAAGGGCTGTCCCTAGTACGAGAGGACCGGGACGGACGAACCTCTGGTGTGCCAGTTGTCCTGCCAAGGGCATGGCTGGTTGGCTACGTTCGGGAGGGATAACCGCTGAAAGCATCTAAGCGGGAAGCCTGCTTCGAGATGAGTATTCCCACCTCCTTGAGAGGGTAAGGCTCCCAGTAGACGACTGGGTTGATAGGCCGGATGTGGAAGCCCAGTAATGGGTGGAGCTGACCGGTACTAATAGGCCGAGGGCTTGTCCTCAGTTGCTCGCGTCCACTGTGTTAGTTCTGAAGTAACGAACTCCCTTTTGCTGGTTGAGTTCAACTTCATAGAGTTTCGGTGGTCATAGCGTTAGGGAAACGCCCGGTTACATTCCGAACCCGGAAGCTAAGCCTTTCAGCGCCGATGGTACTGCAGGGGGGACCCTGTGGGAGAGTAGGACGCCGCCGAACAATCATTGTGGGAAAGCCCCGCACCTCATGGTGCGGGGCTTTTCTGCGTTCTGGGGCCGGAACCCTTTCGCGCTCCTTGCGGGTCGGTCAGGCCGGCGTGACGAGTTGGGTGTCGTAGGCCAGGATCACCGCCTGGACGCGGTCGCGGGCGCCCGTCTTCGCCAGGATGCGGCCGACGTGGGTCTTCACCGTCGATTCCGCGAGGTGGAGGCGTTCGGCGATCTCGGTGTTGGTCCAGCCCTGGCCGATGACGGTGAGGATCTCGCGTTCCCGCTCGGTGAGCGTGGCGAGGCGGGGGTCCTCCGGGTCGGGGTCCGCCGTGGGGGACTGCGGGAGGTGGTGGATGTAGGCGTCCAGGAGCCGGCGGGTGAGGCTCGGGGCGACGACCGCGTCGCCGCTCGCGACCGCGCGGATGCCGGCCAGGAGTTCCTCCGGCTGGGCGTCCTTCACCAGGAAGCCGCTGGCGCCGGCGCGCAGGCCGTCGTACGCGTACTCGTCGAGGTCGAAGGTGGTGACGATCAGGACGCGGGTGCGGGCGCCGGTGGTGATGATCCGACGGGTGGCCTCGATGCCGTCGAGGCCGGGCATCCTGATGTCCATCAGGACGACGTCGGGGTGGTGCCGGTCGACCAGCCGGACCGCCTCGGTGCCGTTCGAGGCCTCGCCGACGACGGTCATGTCGTCCTGGCTCTCCAGCAGCATGCGGAAGCCGAAGCGCTGCATCGGCTGGTCGTCGGCGATGAGAACGGTCGTCACGAGGGGGAGCCCTCCCGGGGGAGTCGCAGTCCGACCCGCCAGCCGCCGGTCGGCAGCGGGCCGCTTTCAAGGGTGCCGTCGTAGAGCGCCGCGCGTTCCCGCATGCCCGTGATGCCCTGGCCGGGCGGTGCGGCCGGGGCCTGCACTCCCGTGTTCGTGATCTCCGCCCGTACGTCCTGAGGGGTGTACGTCAGGAGGACCGTCGCCGTCGCTCCCTCGCCCGCGTGCTTGAGGGTGTTCGTCAGGGCTTCCTGGACGACCCGGTAGACCGTCAGCTGGGCGCCCGGCGGGAGGGGTTGGGCCGTGGGGGTGTCGGGGCGGTCGAGGCGTACGGGCAGGCCTGCCTTGCGTACGCCGGTGATCAGGGCGTCGAGGTCGGCCAGGGTGGGCTGCGGGTCGCGGGCCGCCTCCGGCTCGTCCGCGCGCAGGACGCCGAGGAGGCGGCGGAGTTCGGCGAGGGCCTCGCGGCTCGTCGTACCGATGGCGTCGAGGGCCTGGGCGGCGCGCTCCGGGCTCCTGGCGGCCGCGTACCGGCCGCCGTCCGCGAGGCCCGTGATGACCGAGAGGTTGTGGCCGATGATGTCGTGCATCTCGCGGGCGATCCGGGTGCGTTCGGCGGCGGCCGCGAGCCGGATCTCCTGGTCGCGTTCGATCTCCAGGCGGCGGGCCCGGTCGACGAGGGCCGCCGTGTGGTCCCTGCGGGAGCGGACCGCGATGCCGAGGAGGGCGACGAGGGCGTACGACGTCAGGGTCGGCACGACGTGCTGGTCCCAGCTGCCCCGGGGGAAGCGGACGGCGCCGGCGACGAGCGGGGGGAGGAGCAGGCCCAGGGCCCACAGGAGGGCGCGGGGCGGGCGGGTGAGGGCGAGTTGGAAGAGCGGGACGAGCTGGAGGTAGCAGGCCTGGAGGGCGGCGCCCGACGCGGCGCTGACGAGCGCCGCGCAGGCCATCACGGCGAGGACGGCCGTGGGGTGGCGGCGGCGCCCGTACAGCGGCAGGGCGAGGGCCAGGCTGAGGGTGATCACGAGCCAGGGCGGGACGGTCGGGTCGGGGGCGGTGTTCCGCCAGCCGCCGGACGCGTCCACGAGCGCCGCCGCCGTCCAGAAGAGGGTCAGCGTGGTGTCCCACACCCAGGGGCGGCGGACGTCGGCGGCACGCGCGCGTGCGGTCAGCTGCTGGAGGGAGCGGCTGAGGCGCGTCGGTGTGGTCGCCGTCTCCCGTGCCGTCTCCGTGGTCACGTGATCATCTCCTCATACGTCCCGGCGCTTGAGCAACAGCGCGGGCACGGTGAGCGTCGCGGCCGCCCAGAGGACGAGGGCGAGGAGGGCGGCGCCGGGGGAGGCGGCGCCGGGGATCGGGGTCGCGGAGCCGAGGGCGCCGGCGGCCTGGGTGGGGAAGTACCGGACGGCCGTCTCCACGGCCTCGTACGGGAGCATGCCGAGGACCTCGGGCAGGATCATCACGCCGCCGACGAAGGCGCCGATCGCGCCGGGCACCGAGCGCAGTGCGGCGCCGAGGCCGAGGGCGATCAGGCCGAGGAGGGTGATGCCCGCGGCGTTGCCCGCGATCGCGGCGAGGACGCCGTCGTCGGTGAGGGAGGCGGCCTGGTCGGTGTCGGAGAGGAAGACCTGGGCGGCGAGGAAGGTCAGCAGGTCGGTGAGGAAGGAGAGAGCGAGGACGGCGCCGGTGTAGACGGCGGCCTTCGCCCACAGGACGGGGAGGCGGCCGGGGACGGCGGTGAGGGTGGAGCGGATCAGGCCGGTCGCGTACTCGCCGGCGGTGACGAGGATGCCGAGGACGGCGAGGGCGATGGCGCCGAGCTGGGTGCCGTACAGGGTGAGGATGACGGTGTCGACGTCGGAGTCGCCGCCGCCGGAGGTGTAGGTGGCGCCCATGAGGAGGCCGACGCCGAGGACGAGCGCGACGGCGCTGAGGACCGTGGTCCAGGTGGAGCGGACGGTCCACAGCTTGTGCCACTCGGAGCGGAGTACGCGCGCGTGGCTGAGCGCGGGGCCGCCGGTGGGCGTCGGGACGGTGGCCGGGGCGGGGGTCGTCGTGGTCATGCGGGGGCTCCCTGGTATTCGACGGAGTCGTGGGTGAGGGCCATGAACGCCTGCTCCAGGGAGGCGGCCTGGGGGGTCAGTTCGTGGAGGGGGAGGCCGTGGGCGGCGGCCGTGCGGCCGATCTCGGGGGCGTCCGGGCCGGTCACGAGGAGGGTGTCGGGGGCCTCCACGGTGATCCCCGCGCCCGGGAGCAGGTCGCGCAGCCGGTCTGGCTCCGGGGTGACGACCTTCACGGCGGCGCCGCCGGAGGCGCGGACGAGGGCGTCGACGGTGGTGTCGGCGAGCAGCCGGCCCTTGCCGATGACGATCAGGTGGTCGGCGGTGAGGGCCATCTCGCTCATCAGGTGGGAGGAGACCAGGACCGTACGGCCCTCGGCGGCCAGGGACTTGAGGAGGGTGCGGATCCAGAGCACGCCCTCGGGGTCCAGGCCGTTGACCGGCTCGTCGAGGACGACGGTGGCCGGGTCGCCGAGGAGGGC is from Streptomyces venezuelae ATCC 10712 and encodes:
- a CDS encoding response regulator, which codes for MTTVLIADDQPMQRFGFRMLLESQDDMTVVGEASNGTEAVRLVDRHHPDVVLMDIRMPGLDGIEATRRIITTGARTRVLIVTTFDLDEYAYDGLRAGASGFLVKDAQPEELLAGIRAVASGDAVVAPSLTRRLLDAYIHHLPQSPTADPDPEDPRLATLTEREREILTVIGQGWTNTEIAERLHLAESTVKTHVGRILAKTGARDRVQAVILAYDTQLVTPA
- a CDS encoding sensor histidine kinase; protein product: MTTETARETATTPTRLSRSLQQLTARARAADVRRPWVWDTTLTLFWTAAALVDASGGWRNTAPDPTVPPWLVITLSLALALPLYGRRRHPTAVLAVMACAALVSAASGAALQACYLQLVPLFQLALTRPPRALLWALGLLLPPLVAGAVRFPRGSWDQHVVPTLTSYALVALLGIAVRSRRDHTAALVDRARRLEIERDQEIRLAAAAERTRIAREMHDIIGHNLSVITGLADGGRYAAARSPERAAQALDAIGTTSREALAELRRLLGVLRADEPEAARDPQPTLADLDALITGVRKAGLPVRLDRPDTPTAQPLPPGAQLTVYRVVQEALTNTLKHAGEGATATVLLTYTPQDVRAEITNTGVQAPAAPPGQGITGMRERAALYDGTLESGPLPTGGWRVGLRLPREGSPS
- a CDS encoding ABC transporter permease, translating into MTTTTPAPATVPTPTGGPALSHARVLRSEWHKLWTVRSTWTTVLSAVALVLGVGLLMGATYTSGGGDSDVDTVILTLYGTQLGAIALAVLGILVTAGEYATGLIRSTLTAVPGRLPVLWAKAAVYTGAVLALSFLTDLLTFLAAQVFLSDTDQAASLTDDGVLAAIAGNAAGITLLGLIALGLGAALRSVPGAIGAFVGGVMILPEVLGMLPYEAVETAVRYFPTQAAGALGSATPIPGAASPGAALLALVLWAAATLTVPALLLKRRDV
- a CDS encoding ABC transporter ATP-binding protein, with translation MIRAENLTKRYGDTTVVQDLSFTVHPGAVTGFLGPNGAGKSTTLRMILGLDAPTRGHATVDGRPYARHTAPLTRVGALLEARSTHPGRSARHHLTALALTHGIPRSRVDRVLALAGLTQVADKRVKGFSLGMGQRLGIAAALLGDPATVVLDEPVNGLDPEGVLWIRTLLKSLAAEGRTVLVSSHLMSEMALTADHLIVIGKGRLLADTTVDALVRASGGAAVKVVTPEPDRLRDLLPGAGITVEAPDTLLVTGPDAPEIGRTAAAHGLPLHELTPQAASLEQAFMALTHDSVEYQGAPA